From the Selenomonas timonae genome, one window contains:
- the pheT gene encoding phenylalanine--tRNA ligase subunit beta — protein sequence MQVSIKWLKDYVDIDETAEEIADRLTMAGVPVERIVRADEGLEKIITGRIEKIAPHPDSDHLLVCQLNIGKEELLQIVTGASNVREGHIVPVAMVGSVLPDGKKISKGKLRGIPSNGMMCSAGELAIETEGLPDEQVHGIYILPADTPVGIPAAQALGLDDVVLEFELTANRADCFSVIGIAREIAALTGKELRFPTIEVKESAPESAANLVHIGTEAEDLCRRFSARVLCDVKIAPAPAWMVERLRGAGIRSINNVVDVTNFVMLELGQPLHAYDYDAVAGHCLTARRARAGENLHTLDDSSRVAVGDELVIADSEKPAGLAGIMGGLESEITEGTTSVILEAASFHGPTIRRTARRIGLHSESSGRFERGVDETETVRAVTRAAQLLVEMGACTVAKGVVDVYPKHRVPTVLEFSARTVGERIGANIPGDWMASALRSLGFIVEEKGVEVYDVAVPSWRGDVTMMEDITEEVARLYGYDNIASRLPMGAVQQGKTSERQDFVDLMRETFAALGMTEELSFSFTSEKTLDKLGVPEGSELRQAIPIMNPLTDEYPLIRTTLLTSVLENAARNVARKNMDLRLFDIAPVFFPKALPVTELANEKLMVAGLITGRRSPIAWDTDNAQVDFYDMKGILERFLTAIGVQKYTVERGEHFAMHPGKTAFFKKGRDVIAVLGEIHPTVAANFGIAQSVYVFEMEVDTLLRYRKKKNAIASLPKYPASTRDLAILVDADLSTVEIERVIAKKGGKFFRGATLFDVYMGKQVGSGKKSMAFHLHFQSDDKTLTDEEVDAAFADILEAAQSQLHAELRA from the coding sequence CAGACCGCCTGACGATGGCGGGCGTGCCCGTCGAGCGCATTGTGCGCGCGGACGAGGGGCTTGAGAAGATCATCACGGGGCGCATCGAGAAGATCGCGCCGCATCCGGACTCCGACCACCTGCTCGTCTGCCAGTTGAATATCGGCAAGGAGGAGCTGCTCCAGATCGTGACGGGCGCGTCCAATGTGCGCGAGGGGCATATCGTCCCCGTTGCAATGGTCGGTTCCGTGTTGCCCGACGGAAAGAAAATCTCGAAGGGCAAGCTGCGCGGCATTCCGTCAAACGGCATGATGTGCTCGGCGGGCGAGCTCGCGATTGAGACCGAGGGGCTTCCCGACGAGCAGGTGCACGGCATCTACATCCTGCCGGCAGATACGCCTGTGGGCATCCCTGCGGCGCAGGCACTCGGGCTGGACGATGTTGTGCTCGAGTTCGAGCTGACGGCGAACCGTGCGGACTGCTTCAGCGTCATTGGCATCGCGCGTGAGATTGCGGCGCTGACGGGCAAGGAGCTGCGCTTCCCGACGATCGAGGTGAAGGAGTCGGCGCCCGAGAGCGCCGCCAATCTCGTTCACATCGGCACAGAGGCAGAGGATCTCTGCCGCCGATTCTCCGCGCGCGTTCTGTGCGATGTGAAGATTGCGCCCGCGCCGGCGTGGATGGTGGAGCGTCTGCGCGGTGCAGGCATCCGCTCGATCAACAATGTGGTCGACGTGACGAACTTTGTCATGCTCGAACTGGGGCAGCCGCTCCATGCCTATGACTACGACGCTGTCGCAGGACACTGCCTCACGGCACGCCGTGCGCGTGCGGGGGAGAATCTGCACACGCTGGACGATTCGAGCCGTGTCGCCGTTGGGGATGAGCTTGTCATTGCCGACAGCGAAAAGCCCGCAGGGCTTGCGGGCATCATGGGGGGGCTTGAGTCCGAGATCACGGAGGGGACGACCTCGGTCATTCTCGAGGCCGCATCCTTCCACGGCCCGACCATTCGCCGCACGGCACGCCGTATTGGCCTGCACTCCGAGTCCTCGGGCAGATTTGAGCGCGGTGTCGATGAGACGGAGACCGTGCGTGCCGTGACGCGAGCCGCACAGCTGCTCGTCGAGATGGGCGCGTGCACGGTGGCAAAGGGTGTGGTCGATGTCTACCCGAAGCATCGTGTTCCGACGGTACTTGAGTTCAGTGCACGCACGGTAGGGGAGCGTATCGGTGCGAATATCCCCGGCGACTGGATGGCATCCGCGCTCCGCTCGCTCGGCTTCATCGTCGAGGAGAAGGGCGTCGAGGTCTATGATGTCGCTGTGCCATCGTGGCGCGGGGATGTGACGATGATGGAGGACATCACCGAGGAGGTCGCACGCCTCTATGGCTATGACAACATCGCCTCCCGTCTCCCGATGGGCGCTGTCCAGCAGGGGAAGACGAGCGAGCGGCAGGACTTCGTCGATCTCATGCGCGAGACCTTTGCGGCGCTCGGCATGACGGAGGAGCTGTCGTTCAGCTTCACGAGTGAGAAGACCCTCGACAAGCTCGGCGTTCCCGAGGGCAGTGAACTGCGTCAGGCAATCCCCATCATGAACCCGCTTACGGACGAGTATCCGCTCATCCGCACGACGCTGCTCACGAGTGTGCTTGAGAATGCGGCGCGCAATGTCGCGCGCAAGAACATGGATCTGCGGCTCTTTGACATTGCACCCGTATTCTTCCCGAAGGCACTGCCCGTCACGGAGCTTGCAAACGAGAAACTCATGGTCGCGGGGCTGATCACGGGACGGCGGAGCCCGATTGCATGGGATACGGACAACGCACAGGTCGATTTCTACGACATGAAGGGTATCCTTGAGCGATTCCTCACGGCGATCGGCGTGCAGAAATACACCGTGGAGCGCGGCGAACACTTTGCCATGCACCCCGGCAAGACGGCGTTCTTCAAGAAGGGGCGCGACGTGATTGCCGTTCTCGGCGAGATTCATCCAACCGTTGCCGCGAACTTCGGCATTGCGCAGAGCGTCTACGTCTTTGAGATGGAGGTCGACACCCTCCTGCGCTACCGCAAGAAGAAAAATGCGATTGCGTCGCTGCCGAAATACCCCGCATCGACGCGTGATCTTGCGATCCTTGTAGATGCAGACCTATCCACGGTGGAGATCGAGCGCGTCATTGCCAAGAAGGGCGGCAAGTTCTTCCGCGGCGCGACCCTCTTTGATGTCTATATGGGCAAGCAGGTTGGGAGCGGGAAAAAGAGCATGGCATTCCATCTGCATTTCCAGTCCGATGACAAGACCCTGACCGATGAGGAAGTGGATGCTGCATTTGCCGATATACTTGAGGCGGCGCAGAGCCAGCTTCATGCAGAGCTGCGCGCATAA
- a CDS encoding cell division protein ZapA, with product MTEEKKQPQRVVIEMFGQTYQLKTDDPERLKRLAVESDRRIKEMSKKVRSFDVQRIAALTVLQMMDEFEQLQHDYDELVQLLEEK from the coding sequence ATGACAGAGGAGAAGAAGCAGCCCCAGCGGGTTGTGATCGAGATGTTTGGGCAGACCTATCAGCTCAAGACGGATGACCCCGAACGGCTCAAGCGCCTAGCGGTGGAGAGCGACCGTCGGATCAAGGAGATGTCGAAGAAGGTACGTAGCTTCGATGTGCAGCGCATTGCCGCGCTCACCGTTCTGCAGATGATGGACGAATTCGAGCAGCTGCAGCACGACTACGACGAGCTCGTCCAGCTGCTTGAGGAGAAATAA
- a CDS encoding energy transducer TonB has product MDQHLSWGKAYIVSAAVHLVIFLFLAIGLAVVVAEKEQQVYEIDLQASDFSQGSGHEGGGSSESLFPEPLKAEEVAKRVETVQQTVPPITPTETAVPTPDAVDLPTPASSSSTSDSSAPPSTSAGSASGSGDGGGSGTGSGTGSGDGTGDGQGVGSGSGAGQGSGNGNVSGTGSAPFDTNGFWAAVNANKEYPYMAMKRRLEGTTTIVTTISASGAITSVSVASSSGHGMLDDAAVAAAYAVGSYPNPTGGTVSVTTNVSFNIR; this is encoded by the coding sequence ATGGATCAACACCTTTCATGGGGGAAAGCCTATATCGTCTCTGCTGCTGTTCACCTCGTCATCTTCCTCTTTCTCGCCATCGGGCTTGCGGTCGTTGTCGCCGAAAAGGAGCAGCAGGTCTATGAGATCGACCTGCAGGCATCTGATTTCAGTCAGGGCAGCGGACACGAGGGCGGCGGAAGCAGTGAGAGCCTCTTCCCCGAGCCGCTCAAGGCGGAGGAGGTCGCAAAGCGCGTCGAGACGGTACAGCAGACTGTACCGCCCATCACGCCGACCGAGACGGCAGTCCCAACGCCTGATGCAGTGGATCTTCCAACACCTGCATCATCGTCCTCGACCTCTGATTCCTCTGCCCCGCCCTCCACGAGCGCAGGCTCTGCCTCGGGCAGCGGCGACGGCGGCGGGAGCGGCACAGGCTCCGGAACGGGCAGCGGTGACGGCACGGGCGACGGTCAGGGCGTTGGCTCGGGCTCAGGCGCGGGTCAGGGCTCGGGTAACGGCAATGTCTCCGGCACGGGCAGCGCCCCCTTCGATACGAACGGATTCTGGGCGGCAGTCAATGCGAACAAGGAATACCCCTACATGGCGATGAAGCGCCGCCTCGAGGGTACGACGACGATTGTCACGACGATCAGTGCCTCCGGTGCGATCACGAGCGTCTCCGTCGCCTCCTCCTCGGGACACGGCATGCTCGACGATGCGGCAGTTGCTGCGGCATATGCCGTCGGCAGCTACCCGAATCCGACCGGCGGAACAGTCTCGGTCACGACAAATGTAAGCTTCAACATACGATAA
- a CDS encoding ExbD/TolR family protein yields MNFSNHRLKKKPEFMIIPMIDIIFFLLVFFMMNSLQTVAQKALAVQLPQAQSATAPAQLPIIMTIDEEGHITIDNNPVSITESAAIMKRHMEENPNAAVVLQADKRTAHGQVVAVMDMLKGAGVKKLSIAAEQKG; encoded by the coding sequence ATGAATTTTAGCAATCATCGACTGAAGAAAAAGCCGGAGTTCATGATTATCCCGATGATCGACATCATCTTCTTCCTGCTCGTCTTCTTCATGATGAACAGCCTGCAGACGGTCGCGCAGAAGGCACTCGCCGTCCAGCTGCCGCAGGCACAGTCTGCGACTGCTCCCGCACAGCTGCCGATCATCATGACGATCGATGAGGAGGGGCATATCACGATTGACAACAATCCCGTGAGCATCACGGAATCGGCGGCAATTATGAAGCGCCACATGGAGGAGAACCCGAATGCGGCGGTCGTGCTGCAGGCGGATAAGCGCACGGCACACGGTCAGGTTGTCGCGGTGATGGATATGCTCAAAGGAGCGGGGGTGAAAAAACTCTCGATAGCCGCAGAACAGAAGGGATAG
- a CDS encoding MotA/TolQ/ExbB proton channel family protein, with translation MSGFESAVHLFHSGGLVMYPLLILSLITLAIAVERFYYYRINRKGSRVFFHGVYHAAMQKDFDTVGKLCKEFPSAIARIIESGMQNAGTETSMKGAFSDRMSMESINFRRYLDYLSAIVTIAPLLGLLGTVTGMIQTFSVLDAGGGAAAITGGVGEALVATASGLCVAIIAFCVYTYFSHQLDTIVTDTERLCATIVTAKKESWDAK, from the coding sequence ATGTCAGGTTTTGAGAGCGCAGTCCACCTCTTTCACAGCGGCGGACTGGTCATGTACCCCCTGCTGATTCTCTCGCTCATCACGCTTGCGATTGCGGTGGAGCGGTTCTACTACTACCGCATCAACCGCAAGGGTTCGCGTGTGTTCTTCCACGGAGTCTATCACGCCGCCATGCAGAAGGACTTTGACACAGTCGGCAAACTCTGCAAGGAGTTCCCCTCTGCAATCGCCCGCATCATCGAGAGCGGCATGCAGAATGCGGGCACGGAGACCTCGATGAAGGGCGCATTCTCCGACCGTATGTCGATGGAGTCGATCAACTTCCGCCGCTATCTCGACTATCTGAGTGCGATTGTCACGATTGCCCCGCTGCTCGGTCTGCTCGGCACGGTCACGGGTATGATCCAGACGTTCAGCGTGCTCGATGCGGGCGGTGGCGCAGCCGCGATCACAGGCGGTGTCGGTGAGGCTCTTGTCGCGACGGCATCGGGTCTGTGCGTTGCGATCATTGCATTCTGTGTCTACACCTATTTCAGCCATCAGCTCGATACGATTGTGACGGATACGGAGCGTCTCTGCGCGACGATTGTCACTGCGAAGAAAGAAAGCTGGGATGCAAAATGA
- a CDS encoding TonB-dependent receptor plug domain-containing protein → MSFKGKLRHGRYALLTAAVLACFGAPHVYAADNVSGSDNSKVSTEDIHVEVDFDKEMLKEAPETKTIISRADLDRKGARTLSDALAAEQDIQMGTDNMGRKTVGIRGAEPRHTLILVDGRRLAGGLSKFYGATDEVNRLGLDDVDHIEIIRGSGTARYGADAIGGVINIITKVSHKQRVRLTTEGSWIDVKGHQYNHSIGYSTGDLGGGVYMDFSYGWNKSAPYLYDSDHTSMQYYGDRNPMSLRVEFPIGKDETITLSADRLNEDLRKDTTLGKMFGMTAYEDAWRNNFSIDWKKQTSKMDYRLRTYRTEYNSDTDFYVSSLPGIRLMRWGYFDFLNRIDNVIEGSVGIMAHDKHYVTIGADYHDEYGEGTRIKVPGQVGKYVERKYYQLSPVPGEVYDTTLTHYGVYAMDDWQVGKKLLVIPSLRYTNHSHFGVNISPSIGATYKARNNVRFKTNIGTSFGTGGIAELYHDWEMYEPSLNPRPPYRNGWKFEGNPELKPEKALNMDVSVEKDFNKKTSAKITLFRNTFKDYMQIVYDGQKPSKNLNPGSPGAPQRWSNSIVSLDPAAGYWGDYNDLLNELDSATPQDRYDLITEYTKYASTPVMDDVFTYKNIARAITQGVEAEVTHEIARDFTIKAGYTFLDARDRQTGKRLEGRGRHMFNLTMTYSDPKNGWRATFWGDYTRNYLDIRDRVATGRFVRPDTSSLTSRTYTITDHDGNTREVTVYPTEGEAGTALQNTVEHSFTQEKVAREKNYGLWNLMIEKDYHHFLTFYAGITNLFNQYDPFLGMGGRIYRLGMRMMF, encoded by the coding sequence ATGTCATTCAAAGGAAAATTACGTCATGGACGATATGCACTTCTGACCGCTGCTGTGCTCGCCTGCTTTGGAGCACCGCACGTCTATGCGGCAGACAACGTGTCGGGAAGTGACAATTCAAAAGTCTCAACCGAAGATATCCACGTGGAGGTGGACTTCGATAAAGAGATGCTCAAGGAAGCCCCTGAGACAAAGACGATCATCTCCCGTGCCGATCTTGACCGTAAGGGTGCGCGCACGCTCTCGGACGCACTTGCAGCGGAGCAGGACATCCAGATGGGCACGGACAACATGGGGCGCAAGACGGTCGGCATCCGCGGTGCCGAGCCACGCCACACGCTCATCCTCGTCGACGGACGCAGGCTCGCGGGAGGTCTCAGCAAGTTCTACGGTGCAACGGATGAGGTGAACCGCCTTGGTCTCGACGACGTGGATCACATTGAGATTATCCGCGGCTCGGGCACGGCACGCTACGGTGCAGATGCCATCGGCGGTGTCATCAACATCATCACGAAGGTCTCGCACAAGCAGCGTGTCCGCCTGACGACGGAGGGCTCGTGGATCGATGTGAAGGGGCATCAATACAACCACAGCATCGGCTACTCCACGGGCGACCTCGGCGGTGGGGTATATATGGACTTCTCCTATGGATGGAACAAGTCTGCTCCCTACCTCTATGACAGTGACCACACCTCCATGCAGTACTACGGCGACCGCAATCCGATGAGTCTGCGCGTCGAGTTCCCGATCGGCAAGGATGAGACGATCACCCTCTCGGCGGATCGTCTGAATGAGGATCTGCGGAAGGACACCACACTCGGTAAAATGTTTGGAATGACCGCCTATGAAGACGCATGGCGCAACAACTTCAGCATCGACTGGAAGAAGCAGACGAGCAAGATGGATTATCGTCTGCGTACCTACCGCACGGAGTATAACTCCGATACAGATTTTTACGTCAGTTCTCTTCCCGGCATAAGATTGATGCGTTGGGGATATTTTGACTTCCTTAATCGCATAGATAACGTAATCGAAGGCTCCGTCGGCATTATGGCACATGACAAGCACTATGTCACGATTGGTGCAGACTACCACGATGAATACGGAGAGGGAACGCGAATTAAGGTGCCTGGTCAGGTCGGAAAATACGTCGAGCGCAAATATTATCAGCTATCTCCCGTGCCAGGTGAGGTCTATGATACCACATTAACTCACTACGGTGTCTATGCGATGGATGACTGGCAGGTCGGCAAAAAGCTGCTTGTGATCCCCTCTCTGCGCTATACGAATCACAGTCATTTTGGTGTGAACATCTCTCCCTCCATCGGTGCAACGTATAAGGCACGCAACAATGTCCGTTTTAAGACGAATATTGGAACAAGTTTTGGTACAGGAGGCATCGCCGAACTCTACCATGACTGGGAGATGTACGAGCCATCACTCAATCCTCGCCCCCCATACCGCAATGGTTGGAAGTTCGAGGGCAATCCCGAGCTGAAGCCCGAGAAGGCACTCAACATGGATGTCTCCGTTGAAAAGGACTTCAACAAGAAGACAAGTGCGAAGATCACCCTCTTCCGCAATACCTTCAAAGACTATATGCAGATCGTCTATGATGGACAAAAACCCTCGAAGAATCTAAATCCAGGAAGCCCTGGTGCACCGCAGCGCTGGTCTAATTCTATTGTATCACTCGATCCCGCAGCCGGATATTGGGGAGATTATAACGATCTTCTGAATGAACTTGATTCAGCAACCCCACAAGACCGTTATGACCTCATCACCGAGTATACAAAGTATGCAAGTACCCCTGTGATGGACGACGTTTTTACCTACAAGAACATTGCCAGAGCTATCACGCAAGGTGTTGAGGCTGAGGTAACACACGAGATTGCGCGTGATTTCACAATCAAAGCAGGCTATACTTTCCTCGATGCACGTGATCGCCAAACAGGAAAACGCCTTGAAGGGCGTGGGCGACATATGTTCAACCTCACAATGACATACAGCGACCCGAAAAATGGCTGGCGCGCGACCTTCTGGGGAGACTATACACGGAACTACCTCGATATTCGCGATCGTGTTGCAACAGGTCGTTTTGTCAGACCGGACACGTCAAGTCTGACCAGCAGAACATACACGATAACGGATCATGACGGCAATACCCGCGAGGTTACCGTATATCCTACAGAAGGTGAGGCAGGCACAGCACTCCAGAACACAGTGGAGCATTCTTTCACTCAGGAAAAGGTCGCCCGCGAGAAGAACTACGGTCTGTGGAATCTGATGATCGAGAAGGACTACCACCACTTCCTTACGTTCTACGCCGGCATCACAAATCTGTTCAACCAATACGACCCGTTCCTTGGAATGGGCGGGCGCATCTACCGCCTCGGTATGCGCATGATGTTCTAA
- a CDS encoding PIN/TRAM domain-containing protein, with the protein MLFDRILRFFIVLIMAIVGGTLFELAIPTVSGYFSAPFWHVELGVLGLSPAGLCCILFGTFLGGMIGYPLAPFFTGRLRRFSVWVEGQLGKMPTRDVIAGAIGLFIGLIIARLLGDAFSMIPIVGDYIPIVFSIVLGYLGVHIMVRKQEELAAVFDFIPRFLRDMSRVREGRMPAMTAAQPAQGDRQYKLLDTSVIIDGRIADICETGFLEGTLLIPVFVLEELQHIADSPDSLKRVRGRRGLDILQKIRKESRMKVEVTEADFEDIAEVDSKLLQLAQEVGGKIITNDFNLNKVAQLRGVPVLNINALSNAVKPVAIPGDLMTVQIVRPGKEHGQGLAYLDDGTMIVVDGGFHCMNEVVSVEVTSALQTAAGRMIFAKLTR; encoded by the coding sequence TTGTTATTCGATCGTATCTTACGTTTCTTCATCGTGCTCATCATGGCGATTGTCGGCGGAACTCTGTTTGAGCTTGCGATTCCGACGGTGAGCGGCTACTTCTCTGCGCCGTTCTGGCATGTCGAACTGGGCGTTCTCGGACTCTCGCCAGCAGGGCTCTGCTGCATTCTCTTCGGCACATTCCTCGGCGGCATGATTGGCTACCCGCTCGCGCCGTTCTTCACGGGACGTCTCAGACGTTTCTCCGTGTGGGTGGAGGGGCAGCTTGGCAAGATGCCGACACGCGATGTGATCGCAGGGGCAATCGGACTTTTTATCGGACTCATCATTGCGCGTCTCTTGGGCGACGCGTTTTCTATGATACCGATTGTCGGCGACTACATTCCCATCGTGTTCAGCATTGTGCTCGGCTATCTCGGCGTTCATATCATGGTACGAAAGCAGGAGGAGCTCGCGGCGGTCTTTGACTTCATCCCACGTTTCCTGCGCGATATGTCGCGTGTGCGCGAGGGTCGCATGCCCGCAATGACTGCAGCGCAGCCCGCGCAGGGGGATCGGCAGTACAAGCTGCTCGATACGAGCGTCATCATCGACGGGCGCATTGCGGATATCTGCGAGACGGGCTTTCTCGAGGGGACACTGCTCATTCCGGTTTTTGTGCTCGAGGAACTGCAGCATATTGCGGACTCACCCGACTCCCTCAAGCGCGTGCGCGGACGGCGCGGGCTCGACATCCTGCAAAAGATCCGCAAGGAGTCGCGCATGAAGGTGGAGGTCACAGAGGCGGACTTCGAGGACATCGCAGAGGTTGATTCTAAGCTGCTCCAGCTCGCGCAGGAGGTCGGCGGCAAGATCATCACGAACGATTTCAACCTGAACAAGGTTGCGCAGCTGCGCGGCGTTCCCGTGCTGAACATCAACGCGCTCTCGAATGCGGTGAAGCCGGTCGCCATTCCGGGCGATCTCATGACGGTGCAGATTGTCCGTCCGGGCAAGGAGCACGGGCAGGGGCTTGCCTATCTCGACGACGGCACGATGATCGTTGTGGATGGCGGATTTCACTGTATGAATGAAGTTGTATCCGTAGAGGTGACATCGGCGCTTCAGACGGCGGCGGGTCGCATGATCTTTGCGAAACTGACGCGCTGA
- the ispD gene encoding 2-C-methyl-D-erythritol 4-phosphate cytidylyltransferase, giving the protein MVSVVFPAAGQAHRMQIGLNKVFLTLAGKPMLLRTLLTFSKVPEVGELIVAVGADEVDAVRTLLGRVKGLAPWRVVEGGSERQYSIRNGLALVSEEADVVLVHDAARPLIRRETIEELIRVVRAEGAAIVAVPEKNTIKIASEDNVVVSTPPRSTLWQVQTPQGFRKEILIEANRRADEDGFLGTDDASLVERIGVPVHIVKGEYSNIKVTTPEDMVVAEAILRNDMGAGELMKTAVHEAKRLLGGVVRRRKGDGE; this is encoded by the coding sequence ATGGTTAGTGTGGTTTTTCCCGCGGCGGGACAGGCGCATCGGATGCAGATTGGGCTGAACAAGGTCTTTTTGACGCTTGCCGGAAAGCCGATGCTCCTGAGAACGCTGCTGACGTTTTCCAAGGTGCCCGAGGTCGGTGAGCTGATCGTTGCGGTCGGCGCTGATGAGGTGGATGCCGTGCGTACGCTGCTCGGCCGCGTGAAGGGGCTTGCTCCGTGGCGCGTGGTGGAGGGAGGCTCGGAACGGCAGTATTCGATCCGCAATGGACTTGCCCTCGTCTCAGAGGAGGCTGATGTCGTGCTCGTCCATGATGCGGCGCGCCCCCTGATTCGTCGCGAGACGATTGAGGAGCTGATCCGCGTTGTGCGCGCGGAGGGGGCGGCGATTGTCGCCGTGCCGGAGAAGAATACGATTAAGATTGCCTCGGAGGACAACGTTGTGGTCTCGACGCCGCCGCGCAGTACACTCTGGCAGGTGCAGACGCCGCAGGGCTTCCGCAAGGAGATTCTGATCGAGGCGAACCGCCGCGCGGATGAGGATGGCTTTCTCGGGACGGACGACGCGAGCCTTGTGGAGCGCATCGGCGTGCCCGTGCATATTGTCAAGGGAGAGTACAGCAATATCAAGGTGACGACGCCCGAGGACATGGTGGTCGCGGAGGCGATCCTGCGTAATGATATGGGCGCGGGAGAACTGATGAAAACCGCCGTACACGAGGCGAAGCGCCTGCTCGGCGGCGTCGTGCGGCGGCGGAAGGGAGATGGAGAATGA
- the ispF gene encoding 2-C-methyl-D-erythritol 2,4-cyclodiphosphate synthase codes for MTRFGIGYDVHRLVEGRKLILGGVDVPYEKGLLGHSDADVLLHAISDALLGAAALGDIGKHFPDTDERFKGADSGKLLEEVARLVRAEGYVIGNVDACVVAQAPKLLPYIPQMRDNIARILGIAAGDVNVKATTEERLGFTGSGEGMSAYAIAGIERV; via the coding sequence ATGACGCGGTTTGGCATCGGCTACGATGTTCATAGACTTGTCGAGGGGCGAAAGCTGATCCTCGGTGGTGTGGATGTGCCGTATGAAAAGGGGCTACTCGGGCATTCGGATGCAGATGTGCTGCTTCATGCGATTTCGGACGCGCTTCTCGGTGCGGCTGCGCTCGGGGATATCGGCAAGCATTTTCCGGATACGGATGAACGGTTCAAAGGCGCGGACAGCGGCAAACTCCTCGAAGAGGTCGCGCGGCTCGTGCGCGCCGAGGGCTATGTGATCGGCAATGTGGATGCGTGCGTTGTGGCACAGGCACCGAAGCTCCTGCCGTATATTCCTCAGATGCGTGACAATATCGCGCGTATACTCGGGATCGCGGCGGGGGATGTCAACGTCAAGGCGACGACGGAGGAGCGGCTCGGGTTCACGGGCAGCGGAGAAGGGATGTCTGCCTATGCCATTGCGGGCATAGAGCGTGTATAA
- a CDS encoding nitronate monooxygenase, with protein MANQLKELLGIEVPILQGGMAWISEANLASAVSNAGGAGIISTGGRTTEYTRDEIRRCRTLTDRPFGVNVMLMAPNKDEIVDVICEEKPAFVTLGAGNPVPYFEKLHAAGVKVIPVVPSVKLAKRVEEKGADAIVVEGMEAGGHIGVLSTLPLMEQVIPEVSLPVVMAGGFGDGRGLAAALLMGAAGIQMGTRFLVAEECVAHPNMKAKLLEAVDTDTIVTGVTIGGAVRGVKNKFSEEFVALEYSGKATKQELLDRATGTNKLAAVDGDVVNGMVQAGETLTLLREIEPVQTIVERIVREARETLAQAAKIEI; from the coding sequence GTGGCAAATCAGCTGAAGGAACTCTTGGGAATCGAGGTTCCCATTCTGCAGGGTGGCATGGCGTGGATCTCGGAGGCGAATCTTGCCTCGGCGGTCTCGAATGCGGGCGGTGCGGGCATCATCTCGACGGGTGGGCGTACGACGGAGTACACGCGAGATGAGATTCGCCGCTGCCGTACGCTGACGGATCGCCCGTTCGGCGTGAACGTCATGCTCATGGCGCCGAACAAGGACGAGATCGTGGACGTGATCTGCGAGGAAAAGCCGGCGTTTGTCACGCTCGGCGCGGGCAATCCCGTCCCGTATTTTGAAAAACTGCATGCGGCGGGTGTGAAGGTCATCCCCGTCGTGCCGAGCGTGAAACTCGCAAAGCGCGTGGAGGAAAAGGGCGCGGACGCCATCGTCGTAGAGGGCATGGAGGCGGGCGGTCACATCGGCGTGCTCTCGACCCTGCCGTTGATGGAGCAGGTCATCCCCGAGGTTTCCCTCCCCGTTGTCATGGCGGGCGGCTTCGGCGACGGGCGCGGACTTGCAGCGGCTCTCCTCATGGGTGCTGCGGGCATCCAGATGGGGACGCGCTTCCTCGTTGCAGAGGAGTGCGTCGCGCATCCGAACATGAAGGCAAAGCTGCTCGAGGCAGTGGACACGGACACGATTGTCACGGGTGTCACAATCGGCGGTGCCGTGCGCGGGGTCAAGAACAAGTTCTCGGAGGAATTTGTTGCGCTCGAGTATTCGGGCAAGGCGACCAAGCAGGAGCTGCTCGACCGTGCAACGGGTACGAACAAGCTCGCAGCCGTAGATGGCGACGTTGTGAACGGCATGGTTCAGGCGGGTGAGACGCTGACCCTCCTGCGCGAGATTGAGCCGGTGCAGACGATCGTGGAGCGCATCGTGCGTGAAGCGCGTGAGACGCTAGCGCAGGCGGCAAAGATTGAGATTTAA